A genomic window from Triticum urartu cultivar G1812 chromosome 7, Tu2.1, whole genome shotgun sequence includes:
- the LOC125525058 gene encoding uncharacterized protein LOC125525058, producing MVVIHAADLAHFEYEGRLIPIVLHGCSKLEKATIAFDTTNPYALAHAFNIIPSISPVKILIVRAIISTYAQSLELPLRPQGMFMHLRHMTCQIVVYCRELNEDNGLLQLAHWLDAAPRLETLHLHMHYLSPGAFFSAEVAGAEGPCMCRHDHLKTVFMGGFQCYKSQIELACSILGNAFVLEQLTIEPRLTEAIWGDKSYQWNIGLERILPRVCEWAQRTSKRFGKVITVLDAPFHSE from the exons ATGGTTGTTATTCATGCAGCTGATCTTGCTCATTTTGAGTATGAAGGACGACTGATCCCTATAGTGCTTCATGGTTGCTCAAAATTAGAGAAGGCAACAATTGCGTTTGATACCACTAATCCTTATGCACTGGCCCATGCATTCAATATAATTCCAAGCATTTCCCCAGTGAAGATATTAATTGTGCGAGCTATTATATCAACATATGCACAG TCCCTGGAGCTGCCATTAAGACCACAGGGCATGTTTATGCATCTGAGGCATATGACTTGTCAAATTGTCGTCTATTGTAGAGAATTAAATGAAGATAATGGACTTCTTCAACTGGCCCATTGGTTGGACGCTGCACCCCGACTGGAGACGTTGCACTTGCAT ATGCACTATCTGAGTCCCGGTGCTTTCTTCAGTGCCGAGGTGGCGGGAGCGGAAGGTCCCTGTATGTGTCGCCATGATCATCTTAAGACGGTCTTCATGGGTGGGTTTCAGTGTTACAAGTCTCAGATTGAGCTGGCGTGCTCTATCTTGGGAAATGCTTTTGTTCTTGAGCAGCTGACAATCGAACCAAGGCTCACAGAAGCAATATGGGGTGATAAGTCTTACCAGTGGAATATAGGCCTTGAAAGAATTTTACCAAGGGTCTGTGAATGGGCACAGCGAACCTCGAAGCGCTTTGGTAAGGTGATCACCGTCTTAGATGCCCCCTTTCACAGTGAGTAA
- the LOC125525057 gene encoding thaumatin-like protein 1b has translation MGGALLLSLLCFAFLKGARPSTFTVKNNCGYTVWPGILSNAGVAPPSTTGFALSPGESRAVDVADGWSGRMWGRTLCVQSSSSGAGFACATGDCGSDTVECSGHGAAPPATLAEFTLASIGGDDFYDVSLVDGFNVPVLIAPANGSCPATDCPADLNVQCPPELRVVVAGETVACRSACEAFGTEAYCCSGEHGTPAKCAPTAYSRLFKAACPRAYSYAYDDATSTFTCAGGSAGYGVVFCPAGGSSGYQVSPPTSAAYPPMVFSSQGADPATITLLPLLMAIFQVMSMQ, from the exons ATGGGAGGAGCACTTCTGCTCTCTCTGCTCTGCTTCGCCTTCCTCAAAG GAGCAAGGCCTTCGACGTTCACAGTGAAGAACAACTGCGGCTATACCGTGTGGCCGGGCATCCTCTCCAACGCCGGCGTGGCACCGCCGTCCACCACCGGCTTCGCGCTCTCCCCGGGCGAGTCCCGCGCCGTGGACGTCGCGGATGGCTGGTCCGGCCGCATGTGGGGCCGCACGCTCTGCGTGCAGAGCTCCTCCTCTGGCGCCGGCTTCGCCTGCGCCACCGGTGACTGCGGCTCTGACACAGTCGAGTGCTCCGGCCACGGTGCGGCCCCGCCAGCCACGCTGGCCGAGTTCACGCTCGCTTCCATCGGAGGCGACGACTTCTACGACGTGAGCCTCGTCGACGGCTTCAACGTGCCGGTGCTGATCGCGCCGGCGAACGGGAGCTGCCCGGCCACGGACTGCCCCGCCGACCTGAACGTGCAGTGCCCGCCGGAGCTGCGCGTCGTCGTGGCCGGCGAGACAGTGGCGTGCCGGAGCGCGTGCGAGGCGTTCGGGACGGAGGCGTACTGCTGCAGCGGCGAGCACGGGACGCCGGCGAAGTGCGCGCCCACGGCCTACTCCCGGCTGTTCAAGGCCGCGTGCCCGCGCGCCTACAGCTACGCCTACGACGACGCGACGTCCACGTTCACGTGCGCAGGCGGCAGTGCCGGCTACGGCGTCGTGTTCTGCCCCGCCGGCGGGTCGAG TGGGTACCAGGTGTCGCCACCGACAAGTGCCGCCTACCCACCAATGGTGTTCTCGTCTCAGGGCGCAGATCCGGCGACAATCACCCTCCTTCCTCTCCTCATGGCCATCTTTCAAGTGATGTCGATGCAGTGA